A portion of the Pseudomonas sp. PSE14 genome contains these proteins:
- a CDS encoding ATP-binding protein: MDIALTHRLSFKQASLTVLVAFLLGTLLSLIQVGVDYASQDASINREVRALLDVSHNPAARIAYNIDAELAQELVVGLLRSPAVIRAEIIDNAGTPLASANRPLAQSHLRGLSDFLFGEQRSYEEPLFVDHAPTESLGVLRLEIDTFVFGNDFLRRAGMTFISGFIRSLLLSLILLVLFYGLLTKPLVSLIDALSRHDPRSPSRLRLPCPSGHEHDEIGVLVEVTNRQLNRISVEMEQRREAEDRLTQYLEELESIVAARTAELKAANARLTLSNQELEQARQTALAMAQARGSFLANMSHEIRTPLNGLLGMLGLALDGPLTTEQRQQLSIAHDSGKVLLELLNDVLDLSKFEAGQLELERIPFDLGTLVEDTASLLSQNAAPAVELTCLISSKLPAQHAGDPTRVRQVVSNLLSNALKFTRLGRVDICVEPQGNGVRISVRDTGIGIAPEALQKIFQPFTQADAGIARQYGGTGLGLALTRKLCEAMKGELVVKSEPGFGSEFIATLPLPALEPAQSLPPLNGRLIVQCAASSGLATLLEHWLPHWNVEYQRLDIDASLAGMTLDALLSDCPDCLITLRRHVAKPVLLVTAYGNFLEQPLAQSLAPLRQLARPLSREVLYQALKQAFEHQPLPVPSDAGTTPAERFSARVLLVEDNPVNQLVAKGLLQKLGCIVAVATNGEEALAQLGDGTFDLVLMDCNMPVMDGYQATQAIRESGRWPGLPVIALTANVLPDERERCRAAGMDDYLAKPFHRDELAAILERWVDHRPRS; the protein is encoded by the coding sequence ATGGATATTGCGCTCACCCATCGCCTCTCGTTCAAGCAGGCCAGCCTGACCGTGCTGGTGGCCTTCCTGCTGGGGACGCTGCTCAGCCTTATCCAGGTTGGCGTCGATTATGCCAGCCAGGACGCCTCCATCAACCGCGAAGTTCGCGCCCTGCTGGACGTCAGCCACAACCCCGCCGCCCGCATCGCCTACAACATTGACGCCGAACTGGCCCAGGAACTGGTGGTCGGCCTGTTGCGCTCGCCGGCGGTGATCCGCGCCGAGATCATCGACAACGCCGGTACGCCCCTGGCCAGTGCCAACCGGCCGCTCGCGCAGAGCCATCTGCGTGGTCTGAGCGACTTTCTCTTCGGTGAGCAGCGCAGCTACGAAGAGCCGCTGTTCGTCGATCACGCGCCGACCGAGTCGCTCGGCGTGCTGCGCCTGGAGATCGACACCTTCGTGTTCGGCAACGACTTCCTGCGTCGGGCCGGCATGACCTTCATCTCCGGCTTCATCCGCAGCCTGCTGCTGTCACTGATCCTGCTGGTGCTGTTCTACGGGCTGCTGACCAAGCCGCTGGTGAGCCTGATCGACGCCCTCAGCCGTCACGATCCCCGCTCGCCCTCGCGTCTGCGTCTGCCCTGCCCGAGCGGCCATGAGCACGACGAGATCGGTGTGCTGGTGGAGGTCACCAACCGCCAGCTCAATCGCATCTCGGTGGAAATGGAACAGCGGCGCGAAGCCGAGGACCGCCTCACCCAGTACCTGGAAGAACTGGAAAGCATCGTCGCGGCGCGCACCGCCGAGCTGAAGGCCGCGAACGCACGCCTCACCCTGTCCAACCAGGAGCTGGAACAGGCCCGGCAGACCGCGCTGGCCATGGCCCAGGCCCGCGGCAGCTTCCTGGCCAATATGAGCCACGAGATCCGCACCCCTCTCAACGGCCTGCTGGGGATGCTCGGTCTGGCCCTGGACGGCCCGCTGACCACCGAACAGCGCCAGCAGCTGTCCATCGCCCACGACTCGGGCAAGGTGCTGCTGGAGCTGCTCAACGACGTGCTCGACCTGTCCAAGTTCGAGGCCGGCCAACTGGAGCTGGAGCGAATCCCCTTCGACCTGGGCACCCTGGTGGAAGACACCGCCAGCCTGCTGTCGCAGAATGCCGCGCCCGCCGTGGAGCTCACCTGCCTGATCAGCTCGAAGTTGCCGGCACAACACGCAGGGGACCCGACGCGGGTGCGCCAGGTGGTGAGCAACCTGCTGTCCAATGCCCTGAAGTTCACCCGCCTGGGGCGCGTCGACATCTGCGTCGAGCCCCAAGGCAACGGCGTACGCATCAGCGTGCGCGACACCGGCATCGGCATCGCCCCCGAAGCCCTGCAGAAGATCTTCCAGCCCTTCACCCAGGCCGACGCTGGCATCGCCCGCCAGTACGGCGGCACGGGCCTGGGCCTGGCGCTGACGCGCAAGCTGTGCGAGGCGATGAAGGGCGAACTGGTGGTGAAGTCCGAGCCCGGATTCGGCAGCGAATTCATCGCCACCCTTCCGCTGCCGGCGCTGGAACCCGCCCAGTCGCTGCCCCCGCTGAATGGCCGGCTGATCGTGCAATGCGCCGCCAGCAGCGGCCTGGCGACATTACTGGAACACTGGCTGCCGCACTGGAATGTCGAGTACCAGCGCCTGGACATCGACGCGAGCCTGGCCGGCATGACGCTGGACGCGCTGCTCTCGGATTGCCCGGACTGCCTGATCACCCTGCGCCGGCACGTGGCCAAGCCCGTCCTGCTGGTCACCGCCTACGGCAACTTCCTCGAACAGCCGCTGGCCCAGAGCCTGGCGCCCTTGCGCCAGCTGGCCCGGCCGTTATCGCGGGAAGTGCTGTACCAGGCCCTCAAGCAGGCGTTCGAACATCAACCGCTGCCGGTTCCTTCCGACGCCGGCACCACGCCGGCGGAGCGCTTCTCGGCGCGGGTGCTGCTGGTGGAGGACAACCCAGTCAACCAGTTGGTGGCCAAGGGCTTGCTGCAGAAACTCGGCTGCATCGTGGCCGTCGCCACTAACGGTGAAGAGGCACTGGCACAACTGGGCGATGGTACCTTCGACCTGGTGCTGATGGACTGCAACATGCCCGTGATGGATGGCTACCAGGCCACCCAGGCAATTCGCGAAAGCGGACGCTGGCCGGGCCTGCCGGTCATCGCCCTGACCGCCAACGTCCTGCCGGACGAGCGCGAGCGCTGCCGCGCCGCCGGCATGGACGACTACCTGGCCAAGCCTTTCCACCGCGACGAACTGGCGGCGATCCTGGAGCGCTGGGTGGATCACCGCCCGCGCAGCTGA
- a CDS encoding ATP-binding protein, with protein MDSRLNDFLARAESVLARLEPLLPALRAPVDWPRSLAARWHRDGRSGYLQPLEVSLDLRLDDLLGVDTQRDQLARNTRQFVAGKPANHALLWGARGTGKSSLVRALLAELAGDGLRLIEIERDHLADLPRVVEQLHGLPQRFVLFCDDLSFDAGEGDYRVLKSVLDGSLEQAPDNVLLYATSNRRHLVSEKQSDNENWQMVDGELHPNEAVEDKIALSDRFGLWLSFYPFTQEHFLSVVRHWIEALARKSGLTRWSWDEALEKEAIRWALGRGNRNGRCAYQFARYWVGRQLLEGDTP; from the coding sequence ATGGATTCTCGTCTGAATGATTTTCTCGCGCGCGCCGAGTCGGTGCTGGCGCGCCTGGAGCCATTGCTGCCGGCATTGCGCGCACCCGTCGACTGGCCGCGCAGCCTGGCCGCGCGCTGGCACCGCGATGGGCGCAGCGGTTACCTGCAGCCGCTGGAAGTCAGCCTCGACCTGCGCCTGGACGACCTGCTGGGCGTCGACACGCAGCGCGACCAGTTGGCGCGCAACACCCGCCAGTTCGTCGCCGGCAAGCCCGCCAACCACGCCTTGCTGTGGGGCGCGCGGGGCACGGGCAAGTCCTCGCTGGTGCGCGCGTTGCTGGCCGAACTGGCCGGCGACGGGCTGCGCCTGATCGAGATCGAACGCGATCACCTGGCTGACTTGCCGCGCGTGGTCGAGCAACTGCATGGCCTGCCGCAGCGCTTCGTGCTGTTCTGCGACGACCTCTCGTTCGATGCCGGCGAGGGCGACTACCGCGTGCTCAAGAGCGTGCTCGACGGTTCGCTGGAGCAGGCGCCGGACAACGTGCTGCTGTACGCCACCTCCAATCGCCGCCATCTGGTCTCGGAAAAACAGAGTGACAACGAGAACTGGCAGATGGTCGACGGCGAACTGCATCCCAACGAAGCGGTGGAGGACAAGATCGCCCTGTCCGACCGCTTCGGCCTGTGGCTCTCTTTCTATCCCTTCACCCAGGAACACTTCCTCAGCGTGGTCCGCCACTGGATCGAGGCGTTGGCGCGCAAATCCGGTCTGACCCGCTGGAGCTGGGACGAAGCGCTGGAGAAAGAGGCCATCCGCTGGGCTCTCGGGCGCGGCAATCGCAATGGCCGCTGCGCCTACCAATTCGCCCGCTACTGGGTGGGCCGCCAACTGCTGGAAGGAGATACCCCATGA
- a CDS encoding GAF domain-containing protein translates to MIDLQQAGAGLDGYELLAAQAESLFADERDFIANAAQFSAFLFNELPDLNWAGFYLNRNEELVLGPFQGKVACVRIPFSKGVCGAAARTRETQRVEDVHAFPGHIACDSASNSELVVPLVKDGRLIGVLDLDSPSVGRFSEVDQAGIERLVAIFLRLTDC, encoded by the coding sequence ATGATCGATCTGCAACAGGCCGGTGCCGGCCTGGATGGCTATGAATTGCTGGCCGCGCAGGCGGAGTCGCTGTTCGCCGACGAGCGCGACTTCATCGCCAATGCCGCACAGTTCTCGGCATTCCTGTTCAACGAACTGCCGGACCTGAACTGGGCCGGCTTCTACCTCAATCGCAACGAGGAACTGGTGCTCGGCCCGTTCCAGGGCAAGGTTGCCTGTGTGCGCATTCCCTTCAGCAAGGGCGTGTGCGGTGCGGCGGCGCGTACCCGCGAGACCCAGCGGGTCGAGGATGTGCATGCTTTCCCCGGCCATATCGCCTGCGACAGTGCCTCCAACAGCGAGTTGGTGGTGCCGCTGGTGAAGGACGGCCGCCTGATCGGAGTGCTGGACCTGGACAGCCCCAGCGTCGGCCGCTTCAGTGAAGTCGACCAGGCTGGCATCGAGCGCCTGGTAGCGATCTTCCTGCGCCTGACCGACTGCTGA
- a CDS encoding glutathione S-transferase family protein yields the protein MSLVVFGAPLSPFVRKVRLFCAEKGLDYQLENVNPFNQPDWYRELNPLRRVPAIRDGDFTLADSSVICHYLEDRDPQRAPLCGETPQAKARIRWLEKYADYEVAPLATFTVFRNRLLKPLMGKLCDEAAVKGAMQEKLPEHFDYLEKCLGANDFFVDNRFSLADIAIASQLVNMRHGGEELDTQRWPVLAAHFQRIASRPTLAAILQGEQQIIAKILAKR from the coding sequence ATGAGTCTCGTAGTCTTCGGCGCCCCGCTCTCCCCCTTCGTCCGCAAGGTCCGCCTGTTCTGTGCCGAGAAAGGCCTGGACTACCAGCTGGAGAACGTCAATCCGTTCAACCAGCCCGACTGGTACCGCGAACTCAACCCGCTGCGCCGCGTGCCGGCGATCCGCGACGGCGACTTCACCCTCGCCGACTCCAGCGTCATCTGCCATTACCTGGAAGACCGCGACCCGCAGCGCGCCCCGCTGTGCGGCGAGACTCCGCAGGCCAAGGCGCGCATCCGCTGGCTGGAAAAGTACGCCGACTACGAAGTCGCGCCGCTCGCCACCTTCACCGTGTTCCGCAACCGCCTGCTCAAACCGCTGATGGGCAAGCTGTGCGACGAAGCGGCGGTCAAGGGTGCGATGCAGGAGAAGCTACCGGAGCATTTCGACTACCTGGAAAAATGCCTGGGCGCGAACGATTTCTTCGTCGACAACCGTTTCAGCCTCGCCGACATCGCCATCGCCAGCCAGCTGGTGAACATGCGCCACGGCGGAGAGGAGCTGGACACCCAGCGCTGGCCGGTCCTGGCCGCGCACTTCCAGCGCATCGCCAGCCGCCCCACCCTGGCCGCCATCCTCCAGGGCGAGCAGCAGATCATTGCCAAGATCCTGGCCAAGCGCTGA
- a CDS encoding type I secretion system permease/ATPase: MRSTPEENLKSALKACRESFLSVGFFSLFINALMLVPTFYMLQVYGRVITSGSLTTLAMLTLIMTVLVITLGSLEWVRSRIMVRVSTRLDVLLSRQVYKASFRRALDSGGMDASAQSLNDLTGLRQFLTGSGLFAFFDAPWLPIYIAVMFLFHPWFGWVATASALLLLVLAYVNEKLTAPALAQANKEHIGATLYTTKNLRNAEVIESMGMLETLMDRWGQRQRNVLLLQSLASDKGAMVSTLSRTFRLLVQSLVLGLGAYLAVDHQVGAGMVFAGAVLLGRALAPIDLLIGSWKGFISARSQYSRLNGVLERLQAQPERMPLPAPQGHMQVENLVVTAPGSKTPIIKNISFSVPAGCVVGIIGPSAAGKSTLVRALMGVWAPQHGVVRLDGADISTWDKHALGPHIGYLPQDIELFEGSVGENIARFADVDSEKVIQAARMAGVHEMILLLPDGYDTVIGSEGLMLSGGQRQRIGLARALYGNPRLIVLDEPNSNLDDVGDRALAAAIQQLKQTGATLFVITHRTNIVSQLDRLMLMNDGIITLYGARDQVLAELNAKQLQVQQQAQQAQQQAQQQAQQQVQQVHQRVMPAGASIAPVDTGKDDHDAQSSN; encoded by the coding sequence ATGCGAAGCACCCCCGAAGAAAATCTCAAGAGCGCATTGAAAGCCTGTCGCGAGAGCTTCCTTTCCGTTGGCTTTTTCAGCCTGTTCATCAATGCGCTGATGCTCGTTCCCACCTTCTATATGCTCCAGGTGTATGGGCGGGTGATCACCAGCGGCAGCCTGACGACTCTGGCCATGCTGACGCTGATCATGACCGTGCTGGTGATCACGCTGGGCTCTTTGGAGTGGGTTCGTTCGCGCATCATGGTCCGGGTCAGTACCCGGCTGGACGTGCTGCTCAGCCGCCAGGTCTACAAGGCCAGTTTCAGACGGGCCCTGGACAGCGGTGGCATGGATGCCTCGGCGCAGTCGCTCAATGATTTGACGGGCTTGCGCCAGTTCCTCACCGGCAGTGGCCTGTTCGCCTTTTTCGACGCGCCCTGGCTGCCGATCTATATCGCGGTGATGTTCCTGTTCCATCCCTGGTTTGGCTGGGTGGCGACGGCCAGCGCCTTGCTGCTGCTGGTGCTCGCCTACGTCAATGAAAAGCTGACGGCCCCTGCGCTGGCCCAGGCCAACAAGGAGCACATCGGGGCGACGCTCTATACCACCAAGAACTTGCGCAACGCCGAAGTCATCGAGTCCATGGGCATGCTGGAAACCCTGATGGACCGTTGGGGGCAGCGGCAAAGAAACGTTCTGCTGCTGCAGTCCCTGGCGAGCGACAAGGGCGCCATGGTCAGTACGCTTTCCCGGACCTTCCGGCTCCTCGTGCAATCCCTGGTGCTGGGGCTGGGGGCCTACCTGGCGGTGGACCATCAGGTGGGGGCGGGCATGGTGTTCGCCGGGGCCGTGCTGCTGGGGCGCGCGCTGGCCCCCATCGATCTGCTCATCGGCAGTTGGAAGGGCTTCATTTCGGCGCGCTCGCAGTACAGCCGCCTGAACGGTGTGCTCGAAAGACTGCAGGCGCAACCCGAGCGGATGCCGCTGCCGGCGCCGCAGGGCCATATGCAGGTCGAGAATCTGGTTGTCACGGCGCCCGGCTCGAAAACCCCGATCATCAAGAACATCAGTTTCAGCGTGCCCGCCGGTTGCGTGGTGGGCATCATCGGCCCCAGCGCCGCCGGCAAGTCGACCCTGGTCAGGGCGCTCATGGGGGTATGGGCGCCGCAGCATGGGGTGGTCCGGCTCGATGGCGCGGACATCAGCACCTGGGACAAACACGCGCTCGGGCCGCATATCGGCTACCTGCCCCAGGACATCGAGCTGTTCGAAGGCAGCGTTGGCGAGAACATCGCCCGCTTCGCCGACGTCGATTCCGAGAAGGTCATCCAGGCGGCCAGGATGGCGGGGGTTCACGAAATGATCCTGCTGCTGCCCGATGGCTACGACACCGTCATCGGCAGCGAGGGTCTCATGCTGTCGGGAGGGCAGCGCCAGCGCATCGGGCTTGCCCGGGCCCTGTATGGCAACCCGCGGCTGATCGTACTCGATGAGCCCAACTCCAATCTCGACGATGTCGGCGACCGCGCTCTGGCCGCGGCCATCCAGCAGCTCAAGCAGACCGGCGCGACCCTGTTCGTCATTACCCACCGTACCAACATCGTCTCGCAACTCGACCGGCTCATGCTGATGAACGATGGAATCATCACGCTCTATGGGGCGCGCGACCAAGTGCTGGCCGAACTCAACGCAAAGCAGTTGCAGGTGCAACAGCAGGCGCAGCAAGCGCAGCAGCAGGCTCAGCAACAAGCGCAGCAACAGGTTCAGCAGGTCCATCAGCGCGTCATGCCCGCGGGCGCCAGCATTGCTCCGGTTGATACCGGCAAGGACGACCACGATGCCCAGTCGTCAAATTGA
- a CDS encoding HlyD family type I secretion periplasmic adaptor subunit — MPSRQIESFADLPTSDRKIRRLGLVIVGVTFGLFGTWAALAPLDGAVYAPGVVTVQTYRKTVQHLEGGIVKEVLVHDGDIVKRDDPLIVLDDAQLRFEYEMTRSQLIAAKAMEARLKAERDALPAIDFGEIADLASTRGKEARQSETQVFNARQGSRQGQIAVLRERIGQLNQQIGGLEAVIDAKLQLEKSYSGEISELSDLLKQGFVDKQRLVEQERKLGMLKSEVADHRATINRARLQINETQLQILQVDKDFNSEVAKQLAEVQTKIYDLREKSSSLEDRLSRIVIRAPESGMVIGMTVHTVGGVVHPGTPLLDIVPSISELIIEAQVPPVDIDRIAIGKRADIRFSAFNAATTPVIEGEVASVSADRLVNEKSGTPYYLARVRVTEHGVRTLGERKLVPGMPADVLIITGQRTLLQYLMQPARNALAQSMIEE, encoded by the coding sequence ATGCCCAGTCGTCAAATTGAAAGCTTCGCCGACCTGCCGACATCGGATCGCAAGATCCGCCGCCTGGGCCTTGTCATCGTCGGGGTGACTTTCGGCCTGTTCGGCACCTGGGCGGCCCTCGCGCCGCTCGACGGGGCCGTTTACGCGCCCGGCGTGGTCACCGTGCAGACCTACCGCAAGACGGTCCAGCACCTTGAAGGCGGCATCGTCAAGGAAGTGCTGGTGCATGACGGCGACATCGTCAAACGGGATGATCCGCTGATCGTGCTCGATGATGCCCAACTGCGCTTCGAATACGAGATGACCCGCAGCCAGCTGATCGCGGCCAAGGCCATGGAGGCCAGGCTCAAGGCCGAGCGTGACGCGCTGCCGGCCATCGACTTCGGCGAGATCGCCGATCTGGCCAGTACGCGGGGCAAGGAGGCACGCCAGAGCGAGACCCAGGTATTCAACGCCCGGCAGGGGTCGCGGCAGGGGCAGATAGCGGTGTTGCGCGAACGTATCGGTCAGCTGAACCAGCAGATCGGCGGGTTGGAAGCGGTGATCGACGCCAAGCTCCAGCTGGAGAAATCCTACAGCGGTGAAATCAGCGAACTGTCCGACCTGCTCAAGCAAGGGTTCGTCGACAAGCAGCGCCTGGTCGAGCAGGAACGCAAGCTGGGGATGCTCAAGTCCGAGGTGGCCGATCACCGCGCCACGATCAACCGGGCGCGCCTGCAGATCAACGAAACGCAGTTGCAGATTCTGCAGGTCGACAAGGACTTCAATTCCGAGGTCGCCAAGCAGTTGGCCGAGGTCCAGACCAAGATCTACGACCTGCGCGAGAAATCCTCCTCCCTGGAGGACCGGCTCAGCCGTATCGTCATCCGCGCCCCCGAGTCGGGCATGGTGATCGGCATGACGGTGCATACCGTGGGCGGTGTGGTGCACCCGGGGACGCCGCTGCTGGACATCGTTCCATCGATTTCCGAGCTGATCATCGAGGCCCAGGTGCCGCCGGTGGATATCGACCGCATCGCCATCGGCAAGCGCGCCGATATCCGCTTCAGCGCCTTCAACGCCGCGACCACGCCGGTGATCGAAGGGGAGGTCGCCAGCGTCTCGGCGGACCGCCTGGTCAATGAAAAGAGCGGGACACCCTACTACCTGGCGCGGGTCCGGGTAACCGAACACGGGGTGCGCACCTTGGGTGAGCGCAAGTTGGTTCCGGGGATGCCGGCGGACGTGTTGATCATCACGGGACAGCGCACGTTGCTGCAGTACCTGATGCAGCCGGCCCGCAACGCTCTGGCTCAATCGATGATCGAGGAATGA
- a CDS encoding TolC family protein, with product MDTSAVLLAGAFMLAAGGALAQSAAATSSGVSASALSTDLMQLYREARLEDPKVLASFAQAKAGQEHQREALGALLPQVSLNAGVNQIRQESDVVQDSYDAESYSLVVRQYLYNKAAWENYKKFKSLAKQTESAAQDAQAEATVELARRYFTALAAEDELELVKAERRTTQESLDRVTALYEKQLALVTDQLDLKARVDLLAAQELEASNQAIISRESLAEIVGRPVKERLSRVRDDVHMQVSAQSLETWVREGIAQNPALKASESGVEAAEAALRSGKGGHYPTVSLNLSAQQTNEGYNNALAPRTDSYVAGVGVQVPIYSGGSTSARVRGLYQDQVVAEEQREEIRRRVVKEITSAYLTANSNGEKIEASRLALSSAQLSRVAAEKGLTYGMVNAVDVLAAVRNEFRARRDLLKTQYEFLSNVFTLNRWAGRAPVESVESVNGWLSPSRSVQDIMSP from the coding sequence ATGGACACGTCGGCAGTTCTGTTGGCGGGGGCGTTCATGCTGGCGGCGGGCGGCGCCCTGGCGCAATCGGCTGCGGCAACCTCGAGCGGGGTCAGCGCTTCGGCGCTTTCCACCGATCTCATGCAGTTGTATCGCGAGGCGCGTCTGGAGGACCCGAAGGTATTGGCCTCCTTCGCGCAGGCCAAGGCGGGGCAGGAACACCAGCGCGAGGCCCTGGGGGCGTTGCTGCCGCAGGTGTCGCTGAACGCCGGGGTGAACCAGATTCGCCAGGAAAGCGATGTGGTGCAGGACAGTTACGACGCCGAGAGCTACAGCCTGGTGGTGCGTCAGTACCTCTACAACAAGGCCGCGTGGGAGAACTACAAGAAATTCAAAAGCCTTGCCAAACAGACCGAATCCGCGGCCCAGGATGCCCAGGCGGAGGCCACCGTGGAGTTGGCGCGGCGTTACTTCACGGCCCTGGCGGCCGAGGATGAACTGGAGTTGGTGAAGGCAGAGCGCCGGACCACGCAGGAAAGCCTGGACCGGGTCACCGCGTTGTACGAAAAGCAGCTAGCACTGGTGACCGACCAGCTCGATCTCAAGGCCCGCGTGGACCTGCTCGCGGCGCAGGAACTGGAAGCCAGCAACCAGGCCATCATCAGCCGCGAGTCGCTGGCGGAGATCGTCGGCCGGCCCGTCAAGGAACGGCTCAGCCGGGTTCGCGATGACGTGCATATGCAGGTTTCGGCACAGAGCCTGGAAACCTGGGTCCGCGAGGGGATAGCGCAAAACCCGGCGCTCAAGGCCAGCGAAAGCGGCGTCGAAGCCGCGGAAGCGGCGTTGCGCAGTGGCAAGGGCGGGCACTACCCGACCGTGAGCCTGAACCTGAGCGCGCAACAGACCAACGAGGGCTACAACAACGCCCTGGCGCCGCGTACGGACAGTTATGTCGCCGGCGTCGGCGTTCAGGTGCCGATATACAGCGGCGGGTCGACCTCGGCGCGGGTCCGTGGCTTGTACCAGGACCAGGTGGTCGCCGAGGAGCAACGGGAAGAGATTCGACGCCGGGTGGTCAAGGAGATCACCAGTGCTTACCTGACCGCCAATTCGAATGGCGAGAAGATCGAGGCGAGCCGTTTGGCCCTGTCTTCCGCGCAGTTGTCCCGGGTGGCGGCGGAAAAGGGGCTGACCTACGGCATGGTCAACGCCGTCGATGTGCTGGCCGCGGTACGCAACGAATTCCGCGCTCGGCGTGACCTGCTCAAGACGCAATACGAATTCCTCAGCAATGTGTTCACCCTCAATCGCTGGGCGGGACGAGCGCCGGTCGAAAGCGTCGAAAGCGTGAATGGCTGGCTGAGTCCCAGCCGCTCCGTCCAGGACATCATGAGCCCCTGA
- a CDS encoding response regulator transcription factor — protein MPDHKKTIRVMLIDCRPLVLMGLHELIDARRPQMEVGGQASTYAYALDLADQLRPDVVFFSFFPDALSPLEVVAELARSAEMKLLVLKGLYESVPVAQAIEAGARGVVLAEDPTESIVQAIINVHHRDIGLNRAWAGGLSNYAASGHVHLKCNPEQPKQARLTVRERELIRAIVEDPSAKYMSIAEHLGISEHTVHNHLSSIYQKLNLINRMDLLMYALKHGLTDGEESPESTWVELDRGSRQDTQLLRGA, from the coding sequence ATGCCTGACCATAAGAAAACCATACGCGTGATGCTGATCGACTGTCGTCCGCTCGTTCTCATGGGCCTTCATGAGCTGATCGATGCCAGAAGGCCGCAGATGGAGGTCGGCGGCCAGGCCAGCACCTATGCCTACGCACTGGATCTGGCCGACCAGTTGCGTCCCGATGTCGTCTTCTTCAGCTTCTTTCCGGATGCGCTGAGCCCGCTGGAGGTCGTCGCGGAGCTTGCCCGCAGTGCCGAAATGAAACTGCTGGTGCTCAAGGGGCTGTACGAATCGGTCCCCGTCGCCCAGGCGATAGAGGCGGGCGCACGTGGCGTGGTGCTGGCGGAAGACCCGACTGAGTCGATCGTCCAGGCCATCATCAACGTTCACCACCGCGACATCGGGCTGAACAGGGCCTGGGCTGGCGGGCTTTCGAACTATGCCGCTAGCGGGCACGTACACTTGAAATGCAATCCGGAGCAGCCGAAACAGGCACGGCTGACGGTCCGCGAAAGGGAGCTGATTCGCGCCATCGTGGAGGACCCGTCCGCCAAGTACATGAGCATCGCCGAGCACCTGGGCATCAGCGAGCACACCGTGCACAACCACCTCAGCAGCATTTATCAGAAGCTGAACCTGATCAATCGCATGGACTTGCTGATGTATGCGTTGAAGCACGGGCTCACCGATGGCGAGGAGTCACCTGAGTCCACCTGGGTGGAGCTGGATCGCGGTTCACGGCAGGACACCCAGCTCCTTCGGGGGGCCTAG